In Hydrogenoanaerobacterium saccharovorans, a single window of DNA contains:
- a CDS encoding ribose-phosphate diphosphokinase — protein sequence MNLHGKDIKIFTANSNPRVAEAIAKGLGLPLGRCDVTTFSDGEISVSIHESVRGSDVFVVQSTCQPVNNNLMELLIMIDAFKRASAGRITAVIPYYGYARQDRKAKSRDPITAKLVADMIAAAGADRVLTMDLHAPQIQGFFNIPVDHLLGVPLLAPYYVEKYKDKKDEIVVVSPDLGSVGRARKFAEKLEAPLAIIDKRRPKANVCEVMNIIGDVKDKIAIIVDDLIDTAGTLCNGAEAIMQIGGAKRVYACATHGVLSGPAIERIEKSCIKRIAILDTIPLPDEKKSDKIVVLPVGPVFAEAIERIYADKPISPLFI from the coding sequence ATGAATCTTCATGGCAAGGATATTAAAATTTTTACCGCTAACTCAAACCCGCGCGTAGCGGAGGCCATTGCAAAGGGGTTGGGCCTGCCATTGGGCAGATGCGATGTCACCACCTTTTCTGACGGTGAGATTTCGGTTTCGATTCATGAGTCGGTGCGAGGTTCGGACGTATTTGTGGTTCAGTCCACCTGCCAACCGGTTAACAACAACCTTATGGAGCTGCTGATTATGATTGACGCTTTCAAACGTGCGTCAGCAGGCCGCATCACCGCGGTCATCCCCTATTACGGTTATGCAAGGCAGGACAGAAAGGCAAAGTCGCGCGACCCGATCACCGCAAAACTGGTTGCAGATATGATTGCCGCCGCCGGTGCAGACCGCGTTTTGACAATGGATTTGCATGCACCGCAGATTCAGGGCTTTTTCAATATCCCTGTCGACCATTTGCTTGGTGTTCCCCTGCTCGCACCCTATTATGTTGAAAAATACAAAGACAAAAAAGATGAGATTGTGGTGGTTTCGCCCGACCTTGGTTCGGTGGGACGTGCACGCAAATTTGCCGAAAAGTTGGAAGCACCTTTGGCTATTATTGATAAACGCCGCCCCAAAGCGAACGTTTGCGAGGTTATGAACATCATCGGCGATGTAAAAGATAAAATTGCGATTATTGTAGATGACTTGATTGACACAGCGGGAACACTGTGCAACGGTGCAGAGGCGATTATGCAAATAGGCGGTGCTAAGCGCGTTTACGCCTGTGCTACACACGGCGTGCTTTCGGGCCCCGCCATTGAGCGCATTGAAAAAAGTTGTATCAAACGCATCGCAATCCTCGACACAATTCCTTTGCCTGATGAGAAAAAAAGTGATAAAATCGTAGTATTGCCTGTTGGGCCGGTATTCGCCGAAGCAATCGAGCGTATTTATGCCGATAAACCAATCTCCCCCTTATTTATTTAA
- the glmU gene encoding bifunctional UDP-N-acetylglucosamine diphosphorylase/glucosamine-1-phosphate N-acetyltransferase GlmU — MQKICAVVLCAGDGKRMKSQKPKVLCEVLFKPMVNWIEDALKEAGIEELCLVCSDKSDEVQKAVSSAEIAIQFERRGTGHAVMQAKEFLLRHKGEDCIVLCGDAPFMSAEVIAGSYQHHKNGGYVMTVITAELQNPFGYGRIVRDAENGCVSSIVEQADTDSATAPIREVNSGGYWFNVDFLMQAMESFTTNNKQGEYYLTDSVSYAAKKGLPIGGYKAKDPDVILGANDRAGLLRLNEIARMKNISKALADGVEILLTDGVIIANGVQIGADTRILPGTILRGNVTIGTGCTIGPNTVIENCTIGDNTVINASQLFDSQVGSGVRVGPFSYVRPNCKIEDHAKIGDFVELKNSTIGKKTSIAHLSYIGDTDLGQNCNMGGGIITCNYDGKHKYRTTVEDNAFIGCNTNLVAPVTVEEGAYVAAGSTITENVPKKALSIARARQVNKENWQGIK, encoded by the coding sequence TTGCAAAAAATATGTGCAGTGGTATTGTGTGCAGGCGACGGTAAAAGAATGAAATCGCAAAAGCCAAAAGTGTTGTGCGAGGTTTTGTTTAAACCTATGGTAAATTGGATTGAGGACGCATTAAAAGAAGCAGGTATTGAAGAACTGTGTTTGGTGTGCTCCGATAAATCGGATGAGGTACAGAAAGCGGTTTCATCTGCTGAAATTGCAATTCAATTTGAGCGCAGAGGTACAGGACATGCAGTGATGCAGGCAAAAGAATTTTTGCTGCGCCATAAAGGCGAAGACTGCATTGTTCTGTGCGGCGATGCACCTTTTATGAGCGCAGAGGTGATTGCCGGCTCGTACCAGCACCACAAAAACGGCGGATATGTGATGACTGTTATCACCGCAGAATTACAAAACCCGTTTGGATATGGGCGCATTGTGCGTGACGCTGAAAACGGCTGTGTCAGCAGCATTGTAGAGCAGGCGGATACCGACAGCGCCACAGCGCCCATCCGTGAGGTAAATTCGGGCGGGTACTGGTTTAATGTCGATTTTTTGATGCAGGCAATGGAAAGTTTCACCACCAACAACAAGCAAGGTGAATATTATCTTACCGATTCTGTCTCTTATGCCGCAAAAAAAGGGCTTCCCATCGGCGGCTACAAAGCGAAAGATCCCGACGTCATCTTAGGCGCGAACGACCGCGCAGGGCTTTTGCGCCTTAACGAAATAGCTCGTATGAAAAATATTAGCAAAGCACTGGCTGACGGTGTGGAAATTCTATTGACAGACGGTGTTATAATAGCAAATGGCGTTCAAATCGGTGCAGATACGCGCATTTTACCGGGTACCATCCTGCGTGGCAATGTGACTATCGGCACCGGCTGTACCATTGGGCCAAACACGGTGATTGAAAATTGTACGATCGGTGACAATACCGTTATCAATGCCTCCCAGCTGTTTGATTCGCAGGTAGGCAGCGGTGTGCGTGTTGGGCCGTTCAGCTATGTTCGCCCCAACTGTAAAATAGAAGACCATGCCAAAATAGGCGATTTCGTAGAGCTGAAAAATTCTACGATCGGCAAAAAAACCTCCATCGCCCATCTCTCTTATATCGGAGACACGGATTTGGGGCAGAACTGTAATATGGGCGGTGGCATTATCACCTGCAACTACGACGGAAAGCACAAATACCGCACCACTGTAGAAGACAATGCTTTTATCGGCTGTAATACCAATTTGGTTGCACCCGTCACGGTGGAAGAGGGCGCCTATGTCGCTGCCGGTTCCACCATCACCGAGAATGTGCCGAAAAAAGCACTATCTATAGCGCGAGCAAGGCAGGTTAACAAAGAAAACTGGCAAGGTATCAAATAA
- the ppdK gene encoding pyruvate, phosphate dikinase → MGKKFVYLFSEGDGSMRELLGGKGANLAEMTKLGMPVPQGFTVTTEACTQYYADGEKINEEIQAEIYKNMEALEKIAGKKFGDLQNPLLVSVRSGARASMPGMMDTILNLGLNDEVVEVMAKKTNNPRFAYDSYRRFIQMYSDVVMEVGKKYFEELIDEMKEKRGVTLDTELTAEDLKELANQFKAEFKAKKGFDFPSDPKEQLMGAIMAVFRSWDNPRANYYRRMNDIPSSWGTAVNVQMMVFGNTGDDSGTGVAFTRNPATGEKKLFGEFLLNAQGEDVVAGVRTPETIDHLNDVMPEAYKEFVTICDRLEDHYRDMQDMEFTIENRKLYMLQTRNGKRTAAAALQIACDLVDEKMITEKEAVMMIDPKQLDALLHPQFDEKALKAAKPIGSALPASPGAACGRAVFTAADAVEWHEKGEKVILVRLETSPEDIAGMHVSQGILTVRGGMTSHAAVVARGMGTCCVSGCGAIKMDEENKCFTLDGKTYKEGDYISLDGSTGNIYGEAIPTVAASISGNFERLMGWADEYRTLQVRTNADTPKDAEQAVKFGAQGIGLTRTEHMFFDGDRIPAMREMIVSKTEEQRRAALAKLLPMQRSDFEGIYEAMQGMPVTIRFLDPPLHEFLPTAEADIIALAKEMHLEVADLKATISSLHEFNPMMGHRGCRLAVSYPEIAEMQTQAVIEAAINVQKRHPDWKIVPEIMIPLVGEIKELAYVKGVVVKTADAAIAAAGSDMHYKVGTMIEIPRAAITADEIAKEAEFFSFGTNDLTQMTFGFSRDDAGSFLGSYYDKKIYEQDPFARLDQKGVGKLVEMAAKLGKQTRPDIKLGICGEHGGDPSSVEFCHRAGLTYVSCSPFRVPIARLAAAQAAIKDQK, encoded by the coding sequence ATGGGTAAAAAATTTGTATACCTATTCTCCGAGGGCGACGGTTCAATGAGAGAACTCCTCGGCGGTAAAGGTGCAAACCTTGCAGAGATGACCAAACTTGGTATGCCGGTTCCACAGGGCTTTACAGTTACTACTGAGGCATGTACTCAGTACTATGCTGACGGCGAAAAAATCAACGAAGAAATTCAGGCTGAAATTTACAAAAACATGGAGGCACTGGAGAAAATCGCAGGTAAAAAATTCGGCGATTTGCAGAATCCTCTGCTTGTTTCTGTACGTTCCGGTGCAAGAGCTTCAATGCCCGGCATGATGGATACCATCTTGAACCTTGGTCTCAACGACGAGGTTGTTGAGGTTATGGCTAAAAAAACCAACAACCCCCGTTTTGCATACGACTCCTACCGTCGTTTCATCCAGATGTATTCCGACGTTGTAATGGAAGTTGGCAAGAAATACTTTGAAGAACTCATCGACGAGATGAAAGAAAAAAGAGGCGTTACACTGGATACCGAGCTGACTGCTGAAGACCTCAAAGAGCTTGCAAACCAGTTTAAAGCAGAGTTCAAAGCGAAAAAAGGCTTTGATTTCCCCTCTGACCCCAAAGAACAGCTGATGGGCGCTATCATGGCTGTATTCCGTTCTTGGGACAACCCCCGTGCTAACTACTACAGAAGAATGAACGACATTCCTTCTTCTTGGGGTACCGCTGTAAACGTACAGATGATGGTATTCGGTAATACCGGTGACGACTCCGGTACCGGTGTTGCATTTACCCGTAACCCTGCAACCGGCGAGAAAAAACTGTTTGGTGAGTTTTTGCTGAATGCTCAGGGCGAGGACGTTGTTGCAGGTGTTCGTACACCCGAAACCATCGACCATTTGAATGATGTTATGCCTGAAGCATACAAAGAGTTTGTAACCATCTGTGATAGACTTGAGGATCACTACAGAGATATGCAGGACATGGAGTTTACCATCGAAAACAGAAAACTCTACATGCTCCAAACCAGAAACGGTAAACGTACCGCTGCTGCTGCTCTGCAGATTGCTTGCGACCTCGTTGACGAAAAAATGATCACCGAAAAAGAAGCAGTTATGATGATCGACCCGAAACAGCTCGATGCTTTGCTCCATCCCCAGTTTGATGAAAAAGCACTGAAAGCTGCAAAACCCATCGGCTCTGCTTTGCCTGCATCTCCGGGTGCTGCTTGCGGCCGTGCTGTATTTACCGCTGCTGATGCTGTTGAGTGGCATGAAAAAGGCGAAAAAGTAATTCTGGTTCGTCTTGAGACTTCTCCTGAGGATATTGCCGGAATGCACGTTTCGCAGGGCATCCTGACTGTTCGTGGCGGTATGACCTCTCACGCTGCTGTTGTTGCTCGCGGTATGGGTACTTGCTGTGTATCCGGTTGCGGCGCAATTAAAATGGATGAAGAGAATAAATGCTTTACACTCGACGGCAAAACTTATAAAGAGGGCGACTACATCTCTCTCGACGGTTCTACCGGTAATATCTACGGCGAGGCTATCCCCACCGTTGCAGCTTCCATCTCAGGCAACTTTGAGCGCTTGATGGGCTGGGCTGACGAGTACAGAACTCTGCAGGTTCGTACCAATGCTGATACACCGAAAGATGCTGAGCAGGCTGTGAAGTTCGGCGCACAGGGTATTGGTTTGACAAGAACCGAGCATATGTTCTTCGATGGCGACAGAATCCCCGCTATGAGAGAAATGATTGTTTCTAAAACCGAAGAGCAGAGAAGAGCCGCTTTGGCAAAACTTCTGCCGATGCAGAGAAGCGATTTCGAGGGCATCTACGAGGCAATGCAGGGTATGCCTGTAACCATCCGTTTCCTCGATCCGCCGCTGCATGAGTTCCTGCCCACAGCAGAGGCTGATATTATTGCACTGGCAAAAGAAATGCACCTTGAGGTTGCTGACCTCAAAGCTACCATTTCTTCTCTCCACGAGTTCAACCCGATGATGGGTCACCGTGGCTGCCGTCTGGCTGTTTCTTATCCCGAGATTGCTGAGATGCAGACACAGGCTGTTATCGAGGCTGCAATCAACGTTCAGAAGAGACATCCCGATTGGAAGATCGTTCCCGAAATCATGATTCCGCTGGTTGGCGAAATCAAAGAGCTTGCTTATGTAAAAGGCGTTGTTGTTAAAACAGCTGACGCTGCAATTGCTGCTGCCGGCTCTGATATGCACTATAAAGTAGGCACCATGATTGAGATTCCGCGTGCTGCAATCACTGCTGATGAGATTGCAAAAGAAGCAGAGTTCTTCTCCTTCGGCACCAACGACCTCACCCAGATGACCTTCGGCTTCAGCCGTGACGATGCTGGTTCTTTCTTGGGCTCTTACTACGACAAGAAGATCTACGAGCAGGATCCGTTTGCTCGTTTGGACCAGAAGGGCGTAGGCAAACTGGTTGAGATGGCTGCGAAACTCGGCAAACAGACTCGCCCTGACATTAAATTGGGCATCTGCGGCGAGCACGGCGGCGATCCTTCTTCTGTTGAGTTCTGCCACAGAGCAGGCCTCACCTATGTTTCTTGCTCACCGTTCCGTGTTCCTATTGCTCGTTTGGCTGCTGCTCAGGCTGCAATCAAAGACCAGAAATAA